A window of the Bacteroides thetaiotaomicron VPI-5482 genome harbors these coding sequences:
- a CDS encoding aldose epimerase family protein, with protein MQFTITHWGCTPSGDSIYLFRLTNATGASIELTNLGATWVSANMPNRYDVFENILLGYDHAEGYLKDTYYMGATVGRFANRIHQASFSIEGTTYLLERNDGENTNHGGLSGFHKKIWQWKRTDSGIRFLLHSPDMKGGYPGNVQAEVEYQFTETNELTISYHGTTDRPTYLNLTNHAYFNLSGDKRKITEHELMIPAARILETTSQFIPTGQAQDVKDSPFDFSTSRSIGAHLYDDNEQLHWNKGYNHCYILKEESSDTLLTAAVLSDPFSGRRLTVRTDLPGVLLYTAGYLAPTPDIGVCLETQYFPDTPSHPHFPSCLLMPGEEYRHRTIYTFDK; from the coding sequence ATGCAGTTTACAATTACACATTGGGGATGTACTCCATCGGGAGATTCCATCTATCTGTTCCGGTTGACCAACGCTACCGGAGCCTCCATCGAGCTTACAAACCTGGGAGCCACCTGGGTTTCGGCCAATATGCCGAACCGATACGACGTCTTTGAAAACATTCTGCTGGGATATGACCATGCAGAAGGATATCTCAAAGACACCTATTATATGGGAGCCACTGTCGGCCGGTTTGCCAACCGCATTCATCAGGCATCCTTTTCTATCGAAGGCACTACCTATCTGCTGGAGAGAAACGACGGAGAGAACACCAATCACGGCGGACTATCCGGCTTTCACAAGAAGATATGGCAATGGAAACGGACAGATTCCGGCATCCGTTTCCTTCTCCACTCTCCGGACATGAAAGGAGGATATCCGGGAAATGTACAGGCGGAAGTGGAATATCAATTCACGGAAACCAACGAACTGACAATCAGCTATCACGGAACCACAGACCGCCCTACTTATCTGAATCTCACCAATCATGCTTACTTCAACCTGTCCGGCGACAAACGAAAAATAACGGAGCATGAGCTCATGATACCTGCTGCACGAATATTAGAGACAACCTCACAATTTATTCCTACCGGACAAGCACAGGATGTCAAAGACAGTCCGTTTGATTTCAGCACCAGTCGCAGCATCGGAGCACATCTTTACGACGATAACGAGCAGTTGCACTGGAACAAGGGATACAATCATTGCTATATCCTGAAAGAAGAGTCGTCCGACACGTTATTGACAGCCGCCGTATTATCCGACCCTTTCTCCGGCAGAAGGCTGACTGTCAGGACTGACTTACCCGGTGTCTTATTATATACCGCCGGCTATCTCGCTCCCACACCGGATATCGGTGTATGTCTGGAGACACAATACTTTCCGGATACCCCTTCGCATCCGCATTTTCCGTCCTGCCTGCTCATGCCGGGGGAAGAGTATCGCCACAGAACTATTTATACATTCGACAAATGA
- a CDS encoding 6-bladed beta-propeller, with protein sequence MKNRIIILSLCASCLLAIVAFVYNSETKTDPLALSPIVAKRVTTPTGTLVSCNLKALKDTVDIPLSYLTEELQVVKLDNRDEALVGGWIRTTVGEKYILVSNNKQTPYKLFTRDGKFITTIGAYGQGPNEYGNTYADQLDEAHNRIYILPWQSDKLLVFDLQGNPQPPIPLCMRVPKGKFRVDTEKSEVTLTTLPFEGWPAVVWTQDFKGKRKNFIAPGHLTVPRDFSNEVFMDNNTNDYGVMLMVIMPAPRTDSLYHYNAAQNRLEARFTVEYPNKEKIPWHGYSEYPRHFIGDVSVPIQVSENTWSGSKPAKYIIDKKTLHGSYFRLYNDFLGTKKMQIWPSFGNGYYVANMEPAQLKETLEKEIARKDIPAEAKKRAQTLINSLDEEGNNVILLAKMKK encoded by the coding sequence ATGAAGAACAGAATTATTATTTTAAGTTTATGTGCTAGTTGTCTACTTGCAATTGTTGCTTTTGTATACAACAGTGAAACAAAGACCGACCCACTGGCACTCTCCCCTATTGTAGCAAAACGAGTCACGACACCTACCGGCACACTAGTCTCATGTAATTTAAAGGCTTTGAAAGACACAGTAGACATTCCACTCAGCTATTTGACAGAAGAACTTCAAGTTGTCAAACTAGACAACCGGGACGAAGCACTAGTAGGAGGCTGGATACGCACCACAGTGGGAGAAAAATACATCCTGGTGAGCAATAACAAACAGACTCCCTACAAACTTTTTACCCGCGACGGCAAATTCATCACCACTATCGGTGCCTACGGACAAGGGCCCAACGAATATGGAAACACATACGCCGACCAGTTGGACGAAGCCCACAACCGTATCTACATACTGCCCTGGCAGAGTGACAAGCTGCTCGTATTCGATTTACAAGGCAATCCTCAGCCTCCCATTCCTTTATGTATGCGCGTGCCCAAAGGCAAATTCAGAGTAGATACGGAAAAGTCGGAAGTCACTCTGACAACTCTGCCTTTCGAAGGCTGGCCGGCTGTCGTGTGGACACAAGATTTCAAAGGTAAACGCAAGAACTTTATCGCACCGGGACATCTGACCGTTCCGCGCGACTTTAGCAACGAAGTATTTATGGATAATAATACTAATGATTACGGCGTTATGTTAATGGTGATCATGCCTGCCCCACGAACGGACAGTCTGTACCACTATAACGCAGCCCAAAATCGACTCGAAGCCAGATTCACCGTGGAATATCCGAACAAGGAGAAAATCCCCTGGCACGGCTATTCCGAATACCCACGTCACTTTATTGGAGACGTTTCCGTGCCGATACAAGTATCAGAAAACACTTGGAGCGGCAGCAAACCTGCCAAGTATATCATAGATAAGAAAACACTGCATGGCAGCTACTTCCGCCTGTACAATGATTTCCTGGGAACGAAAAAGATGCAGATATGGCCCTCATTCGGCAATGGTTATTATGTTGCCAACATGGAACCTGCCCAGCTAAAAGAAACACTGGAAAAAGAAATAGCCCGAAAAGATATTCCGGCGGAGGCAAAGAAACGTGCACAAACATTGATAAATTCACTGGATGAAGAAGGCAACAACGTCATTCTACTCGCTAAAATGAAGAAATAA